The DNA sequence AAATCATATCTTATAATTACTTACTTTCTATATAtacatttcattaaataaatttaagaggttaacatatatattataaatataagttAAACATGCCGAAATTAAATTTCATGGTATGCAGATACACAATATTATGGCTTGTAATTAGTTTTGTTAGCGATGATATCAATGCCATGTAGTGATACTTTTGAGTGTGGAGTTTGTAATTGGATATTGCTTATACCTTACACTTTGCtgcatttatattttctattatttaacaCCTTTGTTTTTCATATTAGGTTTACAATTTATATCAATGACTTATGAAAAATTTGAAACCCTTCTGTTTAAGAGTTACCTTAGTGAGAGTTTAGTCATTAGTCAGTATTCAGTTCAAATTAAAAGTTTTCATTTCCttgtccttttttatttttgaaataaaatgtcTACTTTTTATCAAACCCCCTTTTGGAAGGTAACTTATTCTCATTATTAATACCTACCAACAAGGAAATCCACCAACTCTTATGGTCTCACATGCAGATTGATTGCTGGCTTGAATGAATCTCAATATAGCCGTTCTATGTTAATGTAAAGCATATGAGATTTTTCAGTTTAGTTTAgatttaagttatttttcttgTTGTTTAGTTTTTAGTCGTGctgtgttttctatgatttacTGGTTTGatttcttgttcttgtttttcttatttaattgttCAATCATGGCTGTGTTTGCTGTTAATTGTTCAATTTTGGCTGCCTTGGTTAGTTGGTGTTTGGAGAATAATTTTCTTTCACTTAATTTATGTTGTTGGTTTATAATGGCTGCCTTGGTTGATTACTTGTTGTTCAGTTCTTGGTCTTGctgtgatttttttaatttttttagttcttGTTCTTGCTCTTTTGCTGTTATTATAGGTCTTTGTTCTTGATTTTAGTTCTTATTTTTGCTGTGATTTAGTTCTTGTTCTTCtggtattttcttatttaattgtttaattatgGCTGTGTTTGCTTTTAATTGTCCATTTATGGCTGCCTTCGTTAGTTGGTGTATGGATAATAATTTGTGTTCACTAAATTTATGCAGATTTATCTTATGCACTTTCTATAATTGTTATAGTGTTATGGGAAACAAGAAAGAGAAAATTTTAAGGTCAAGCATCTCAATGAGAGATATTATCtatgaacaagaagagcaaattGGATTAGGTCCTCGTCAATCCCGATTAATATCAACGGTGAAGAAAAGTAGATGATTGAAAGGTGGTTCTATGGTTAATATCATTGGTGAGCTAGAGGATACTGCATCAAGCCCTTCTCAAACACCTTTAGTACCATATGCTAATGATGATAGTAAGTGTGCCTTTATTTCATGTgatttgaaagaaataaaataatactatttttaatttcctGCTTGTGTGTGTATTTTATTCTTGAATTTGATAATACCTTAATACTATTGTccaattctttttttaaaaaagaaaaaaaaacacaaacaaacaAGTTAGGAAATTgagataaatttttgaattttgtcacaGTTAATCTATTTCCTTTTAAATGACTTTTGCTTTTAATACTTGATAACAGGACCAGTTTTAACATCACCCCAAACTAATGATGATGATAGTAAgtaattatgttttatgtttagtttaATACTTATAatcaatgtatattattttttacattattgtcttttatttctttatttccatAACAGGACCAGCAACCAAAAGAAAAAAGGGTCCGACAAAGTGCCTTAAAACTCATGGTTTAAGCTATGAGGATCGGCTGTCAATAAGATTAAATAAGTATGGTCAACCAATTGGTTGCAATCGAGCCAAGTTAAGCAGTCATTTAGGAACTTTGGTTAGAAATGCACATCTTGCTCCATTGACATACACAAGTTGGCATGGACTTAAATATAATTGGGAAGATTTGTGGGAAGCTACCATTGTATTACACTTTTACCTCTTTTAActtaggtgtttttttttttctttattgatcttAAAAACTAAGTATTACTACATCATGGTGCAGGGAAAGTTTGACATTGGAGAAAGAGCTAAAGGGTGGGTTTTCAAAACCTTAGGTTCATCTTGGAGGACATATAAAAGTCGGTTAAAAAATCAATATTTTAAAGAAAACATGCCACTAGTTTACAATATAAAGAATTGTCCTCGTACTGTTCCACTTGAACATTGGAAGATTCTTGTTCAATTTTGGAGTCTAGATATGATTAAGGTATATTAATTCTTAGCATGTAATTTTCATGACATTATAATTAGTTATACTATCTAATTTTGCTTGTTTGTgtatttttaggtttaattattcaattatatttttatgattttaaaggaACAAAGCAAGAAGAATAAAGCTAGTAGAGCAAAGAATACAAGTCAGCATACAACAGGATCAAAAATATTTGCTGAAATACGTGAAGAGGAGGTAGAATTAATCTGTTCACACTTGtcttatttgtatttatttttttagttgattGTGCTTTTTCTTAATAGGCAATGAAAAATCCTGATAGAAGAGAACCATCTCGGGTGAACATGTTCTTTTTAACACACAAGTCAAGAGATGGAAAACCAATGAGTGAGGGAACAAGCAAAATTTTTGTAAGATAtgtatttcttttaatatatattttttgtgatatagATTTTTTTTGTCATAGATTAATgtagtttgaattttggattgtAGTCTGAGCTTGAGGATGCCATAGTTTCACATCCTGAAAAATTAGAAAGTACAAATCAAGATGATATACTTTCCCAAGTATAAGGAAAAGATCAACCCGGTCGTGTCCGTACTTATGGTAGAGGTGTTGTAGCTTCAGATTTGTGGGGATCTAGATCTCAAGTTGAGACGGAGAGGTTAATTAAAGAAGTTAAAGAGAATGCTCAAACAGAAATTCAGAATATACAACAAAAGATGCAAGAGGAGATGGAAATAAAACTTCAAGAAAGAGTGGAGGACATGAAGTCACAGATGTTGTGTGGATTTAATGTATTTTTGAATCAACTACAGAAAAATCTCTCAAGAGTAGAAATTCTAAATCTCTCTTTTCTGTCAACTACTTTAAATACGAAAGAAGTAGAAGCTACTGCAACAGCAAATCATGAAGTTTTTACTGCTGAAAAAGAGGTATTTATATCattctttgcattttttcttaataataatttataaaatttacttttcatagTGTTAAATGTATTCAATCATTTAATCTACAATGAACCAATCTTAGCGTGTATAGACTAATCTACAAATTAAtatatcttgtttttaatttctttattttttatcttcacTTTACAAACACATGCAATTTGAatcaatattattattttctattttatttaataaccAATAATTATAACGAtaaaatttcttaacaaattaatATGTGaattgaatattaaaaaaataaagccaTAAAACAAACAGAGTCTGCATGCACTTTTGAGTGcccctttattttttctttccctttcttattaTGGGTGGTTTAGTAATATTATGGATggtctaataat is a window from the Arachis hypogaea cultivar Tifrunner chromosome 1, arahy.Tifrunner.gnm2.J5K5, whole genome shotgun sequence genome containing:
- the LOC112790525 gene encoding uncharacterized protein, which encodes MVNIIGELEDTASSPSQTPLVPYANDDRPVLTSPQTNDDDRPATKRKKGPTKCLKTHGLSYEDRLSIRLNKYGQPIGCNRAKLSSHLGTLVRNAHLAPLTYTSWHGLKYNWEDLWEATIGKFDIGERAKGWVFKTLGSSWRTYKSRLKNQYFKENMPLVYNIKNCPRTVPLEHWKILVQFWSLDMIKEQSKKNKASRAKNTSQHTTGSKIFAEIREEEAMKNPDRREPSRVNMFFLTHKSRDGKPMSEGTSKIFSELEDAIVSHPEKLESTNQDDILSQV